Sequence from the Sphingobium indicum B90A genome:
GGCGTTCGTCGCGCTGCCGCCCGATTTCGAATGGGTGGAACTGGTCTTCGGCGTGTTCACCATCCTTGGCGTCTATGGCTTCGTCATCTGGCGCTGGGGGTTCGGCCCGGACGACCGCGCGCTGTTCCGGAAGCAGAAGGCGGCCTGACGCAGAGGAAAAGGCCGGACCTTCGCCCGGCCTCTCATCTTATCCCAGCGTCTTCGCCCGGATCGCCTTCAAGTCCTCCTCCGGCCGCGCGCCCCAGTGGGAGATCACTTCGGCCGCCGCCGCCGCGCCCAGTTTCAGGCACTTGTCGACCTCCAGCCCCTCCAGATGACCGGCCAGGAATCCCGCCGCGAACAGGTCGCCCGCCCCGGTCGTGTCGATCACTTCGGCCACCGGGGCAGCGTGCGCTTCGTACCGCAGGCCCTCTACCACGGCGATCGCCCCCTTCTCGCTGCGGGTGGAGACCAGCACCGGCACCTTCGGGGCGATGGCGGCCACGGCGGCGTCGAAATCATGCGCCCCGGCCAGCGACTGGATTTCGCCTTCATTGGAGAAGAGGATGTCGATCAGCCCCTGGTCGATCAGGTCGATGAAGTCGGCGCGATGGCGGTCGATCACGAAATTGTCCGACAGGGTGAAGGCGACCTTCCGCCCCGCGCCCCGCGCCGCGTCGATCGCGGCGCGCATCGCCGCGCGCGGCTGCTCCGGATCCCAGAGATAGCCTTCCA
This genomic interval carries:
- a CDS encoding adenosine kinase; translation: MIAAAPTLDVVAIGNAIVDVLARSDDAFLAEHALTKGGMQLIDAETAESLYADMGAGKEISGGSAANTLAGLAALGKKCGFIGQVNDDQLGAVFAHDVRALGIRYDTPAMRGDVPTARCLILVTPDAQRTMNTFLGASQFLPEAALDLDLIRSASILYLEGYLWDPEQPRAAMRAAIDAARGAGRKVAFTLSDNFVIDRHRADFIDLIDQGLIDILFSNEGEIQSLAGAHDFDAAVAAIAPKVPVLVSTRSEKGAIAVVEGLRYEAHAAPVAEVIDTTGAGDLFAAGFLAGHLEGLEVDKCLKLGAAAAAEVISHWGARPEEDLKAIRAKTLG